One region of Endozoicomonas sp. Mp262 genomic DNA includes:
- a CDS encoding IS1380 family transposase: MTQSTQEQLRFHPSNGKTIRADFNGGELSSDFGALLLRETILHSGLISRLTQAIDDKRHPSYIDHSLQNLLVQRILQMACGYEDANDSNRLRKDPMLKLATGRNPLDDDNHLASSPTYTRLGKSMRRKDIYQMAEAFVHHFIASYDLPPMAIVIDLDHTPAITHGSQQMNLFNAKYQDYCYLPLLIFEGLSGKLITAILRPGKTPTGRENAAIIKRVIKLIRKRWPKTHLLVRGDSHFAQPELMHVVQANTHADYVLGKGAGHKTALRPKAKELLDEARRAFKVKTALAKLNDMPEPERLRLYGEAEYQAKSWKGLDTRIIYKAEVNEKGDNPRFIVTSIKEASPEVIYEDLYCPRGQDENFIKHLKSDLSGDRLSDQTFLANHLRLFYACAAYVLHYELRTKALKGTELEKAQPSTVITKLCKVAVKVVEYKDRIKLHLPSSCPFKKLLQHVTEIFYQMPLPRPG, encoded by the coding sequence ATGACCCAATCTACACAAGAGCAGCTTCGCTTTCATCCTTCAAATGGTAAAACTATCCGTGCGGACTTCAATGGTGGAGAGTTATCTTCAGATTTTGGGGCTCTGCTGTTACGGGAAACCATATTGCATAGCGGACTTATTTCCAGACTGACCCAGGCCATTGATGACAAGCGTCACCCATCCTACATTGACCACTCTCTGCAAAACCTCCTGGTTCAGCGAATTTTGCAAATGGCTTGCGGTTATGAGGATGCCAACGACAGCAACCGCCTCCGTAAAGACCCCATGTTAAAGCTGGCTACCGGACGAAACCCTTTGGATGATGATAACCACCTGGCTTCATCTCCCACCTACACACGGCTCGGGAAGTCCATGCGGCGCAAAGATATCTATCAAATGGCTGAAGCATTTGTGCATCATTTTATCGCCAGTTATGACTTGCCACCTATGGCTATCGTGATCGATCTTGATCACACACCGGCCATTACCCACGGATCGCAGCAAATGAATTTGTTTAATGCCAAATATCAGGACTACTGTTATCTGCCTTTGCTGATTTTTGAAGGTCTCAGTGGCAAGCTGATTACTGCCATCCTCCGTCCAGGCAAAACGCCAACAGGCAGGGAAAATGCCGCTATTATCAAGCGTGTCATCAAGCTTATCCGTAAACGGTGGCCAAAAACCCATTTGCTGGTGCGCGGGGATAGCCACTTTGCTCAACCTGAGTTAATGCATGTTGTTCAGGCTAATACTCATGCTGATTATGTGCTGGGTAAAGGTGCCGGTCACAAGACGGCCTTACGCCCTAAAGCCAAAGAGTTGCTAGATGAGGCTCGTCGAGCTTTCAAGGTTAAAACAGCCTTAGCCAAGTTGAACGATATGCCTGAGCCAGAACGACTCAGGCTGTACGGTGAGGCCGAGTATCAGGCTAAAAGCTGGAAAGGGCTCGATACCCGGATAATCTATAAGGCAGAGGTTAACGAGAAAGGCGACAATCCCCGCTTTATTGTCACCTCAATCAAAGAGGCTTCCCCAGAGGTGATTTATGAGGATCTGTACTGCCCAAGAGGGCAGGATGAGAATTTCATTAAGCACCTGAAAAGTGATCTGTCCGGTGACAGACTGTCAGACCAGACCTTTCTGGCCAATCACTTGAGACTGTTTTATGCCTGTGCGGCTTACGTTCTGCATTACGAGCTGAGAACCAAGGCTTTGAAAGGAACGGAACTGGAGAAAGCCCAGCCATCAACGGTAATCACAAAACTCTGCAAAGTAGCGGTTAAGGTGGTTGAGTACAAGGATCGGATCAAACTGCACCTACCCAGCAGCTGCCCATTCAAGAAGCTTTTGCAGCATGTAACAGAGATATTTTATCAAATGCCGTTGCCTCGGCCTGGGTAG
- a CDS encoding NCS1 family nucleobase:cation symporter-1 yields the protein MSDFSEIHVSHTCIDTHKVDPGLYNKDLAPLKPEGRTWGAFEIFNVWANDVQSLFGYTLAASLFITSGLNGWAVMAAIILAALIIMFLCNLAGKPSVKYGIPSPVLARVSMGVHGANFPAMTRGVVAMFWYGVQTYFASTAVALLLNSLFEFQGTETFLGMTAVSWFSYIVVWLFQLVMFMLGINWITRFLNWAGPFVYLVMIALMVVIWFQAGDQLLPAVSTIFKGTGEYTRGPVVAFFAVVGTMIAYFAAVVINFGDFSRFVKDEKSLRKGNWWGLPGNVALFSFIALFVTAGTVVVFGEQLTNPAEIIERVDNIFLTVVAATCFFAATIGINLVANFIPSAYGLANLLPHKVSFKMGGVITALISFFIGALWVSLISNIGIDGFVNTLGAVLAPVYGIMMVDYYLLKKQELNVQDLFSSEPDSAYFYHNGWNRKALQAFAIAAAFAIGTVWVPALSALQGFGWMIGAVIGGVLYYLFMGHGASVRHPQSV from the coding sequence ATGAGCGACTTCTCCGAAATACACGTCAGTCATACCTGTATTGATACCCACAAGGTTGATCCCGGGTTATACAACAAAGACCTGGCACCACTGAAGCCGGAGGGGAGAACCTGGGGAGCCTTTGAAATTTTCAATGTCTGGGCCAATGACGTCCAGAGCCTATTTGGTTATACCCTGGCTGCCTCACTGTTTATCACCTCCGGATTGAACGGCTGGGCGGTGATGGCTGCCATTATTCTGGCTGCCCTGATCATCATGTTTCTCTGTAATCTGGCGGGTAAGCCCAGCGTTAAATACGGAATTCCCAGTCCGGTGCTGGCCCGTGTCTCCATGGGGGTTCATGGGGCGAATTTTCCTGCCATGACCCGTGGGGTCGTGGCGATGTTCTGGTACGGTGTACAGACCTATTTTGCTTCCACAGCGGTGGCGCTGCTGCTGAACAGCCTGTTTGAATTTCAAGGAACAGAAACCTTTTTGGGCATGACTGCCGTCAGCTGGTTTTCGTACATTGTTGTCTGGTTATTTCAGTTAGTCATGTTTATGTTGGGCATCAACTGGATTACCCGTTTCCTGAACTGGGCGGGTCCGTTCGTTTATCTGGTGATGATTGCCCTGATGGTGGTGATCTGGTTTCAGGCAGGAGATCAACTGTTGCCTGCGGTCAGCACGATTTTCAAGGGAACGGGGGAGTATACCAGGGGGCCGGTTGTGGCATTCTTTGCCGTTGTCGGCACTATGATTGCGTACTTTGCCGCTGTGGTGATCAACTTCGGTGACTTTTCCCGGTTTGTAAAAGATGAAAAGTCCCTGAGAAAAGGGAACTGGTGGGGCTTGCCGGGAAATGTGGCGCTATTCTCTTTTATTGCCCTGTTTGTTACCGCAGGGACTGTGGTGGTGTTCGGCGAACAGTTAACTAACCCGGCGGAAATTATTGAACGGGTTGATAATATTTTCCTGACCGTGGTGGCGGCCACCTGTTTTTTTGCTGCCACCATAGGTATCAACCTAGTGGCTAATTTTATCCCTTCGGCTTACGGACTGGCCAACCTGTTGCCCCATAAAGTCAGCTTTAAAATGGGCGGCGTGATTACAGCATTGATTTCCTTCTTTATTGGCGCCCTTTGGGTATCTTTAATCAGCAATATTGGAATTGACGGGTTTGTAAATACCCTGGGAGCAGTATTAGCACCGGTCTACGGCATTATGATGGTGGACTACTACCTGCTGAAAAAGCAGGAGCTGAATGTACAGGATTTATTCTCGTCAGAACCCGATAGTGCATACTTCTACCACAATGGCTGGAATCGCAAAGCGCTGCAGGCATTTGCCATTGCTGCCGCCTTTGCCATTGGTACGGTGTGGGTTCCTGCGCTCTCTGCACTTCAAGGGTTTGGTTGGATGATCGGTGCGGTGATAGGAGGAGTACTTTATTATCTGTTTATGGGACATGGAGCCTCTGTCAGGCATCCTCAATCTGTATGA
- a CDS encoding IS91 family transposase yields MYGCFLIRIPSKLKQLLLTGQLWWNYYQKHTGNLRDVVLDNINRILACGRLFMGYATWLCSNEQCSHSKKICMGCKSRFCNTCGKKLTDQWIEKQRVLLPDTEWQHITFTMPCELWAFFLLNRELLKPLSAIAAKAIQTVARKKGITPGIFTALHTFGRDLKWNVHIHLSVTRGGITEDSQHWKALFFSREAIMPQWRYGMINLLREAYKSGTLTLPDTLQANCHNLTDFNRFLNAHYQKSWIVHFAQATKTPKATISYLGRYLKRPPLAMSRLKHYDGNTVVFEYLDHKSKRYLNFTCEGEEFLDRLIQHIPEKGFQMIRYYGFLANRVRSTLLPKVYTLLNQPERNALTITYAGLLKSSFGLDPHQCILCQSAMVFAGITRGRPQRELHKYSQALALAKPIR; encoded by the coding sequence TTGTACGGTTGTTTTCTTATCCGCATCCCATCAAAACTAAAACAGCTACTCCTGACCGGCCAGCTCTGGTGGAACTACTACCAGAAACACACTGGTAATTTGCGGGACGTGGTACTGGACAACATCAACCGGATACTCGCCTGCGGTCGCTTGTTCATGGGCTATGCCACATGGTTGTGCAGTAACGAACAGTGTAGTCACTCCAAAAAAATTTGCATGGGTTGCAAGTCACGTTTTTGCAATACCTGCGGAAAAAAACTCACTGACCAGTGGATTGAAAAGCAGCGAGTCTTACTGCCCGATACCGAGTGGCAACATATCACCTTCACTATGCCTTGTGAGCTTTGGGCATTTTTTTTGCTCAACCGTGAGTTGTTGAAGCCACTCAGCGCCATTGCCGCCAAGGCCATACAGACCGTTGCCAGAAAGAAAGGCATTACTCCCGGCATCTTTACCGCCCTGCATACCTTTGGCCGTGACCTGAAATGGAATGTCCATATTCACCTGTCCGTTACCCGTGGCGGCATCACTGAAGACAGTCAACACTGGAAAGCCCTGTTCTTCTCCCGTGAAGCCATCATGCCCCAGTGGCGTTACGGGATGATCAACCTGCTCAGGGAAGCCTACAAAAGCGGTACGCTAACCTTGCCGGACACATTGCAAGCCAACTGCCACAACCTGACGGACTTTAACCGTTTCCTGAATGCCCATTACCAGAAAAGCTGGATCGTTCACTTTGCCCAGGCCACCAAAACACCGAAGGCGACCATCAGTTATCTCGGGCGCTACCTGAAGCGGCCACCGCTGGCGATGTCACGACTCAAACACTACGACGGCAATACCGTGGTGTTTGAGTACCTGGATCACAAAAGCAAACGCTACCTGAACTTTACCTGTGAAGGTGAGGAGTTCCTCGACCGGCTGATCCAGCATATTCCGGAAAAGGGTTTCCAGATGATTCGTTACTATGGTTTTCTGGCAAACAGGGTACGCTCAACCTTACTACCGAAGGTCTACACCCTGCTCAACCAGCCGGAGCGTAATGCCCTGACAATCACCTATGCAGGCTTGCTGAAAAGCAGCTTTGGCCTTGACCCTCACCAATGCATTCTCTGCCAGTCAGCGATGGTGTTTGCCGGTATTACCCGAGGAAGACCGCAAAGGGAACTGCACAAATACTCACAGGCGCTCGCTCTTGCGAAGCCGATCCGTTGA
- a CDS encoding hydantoinase/carbamoylase family amidase, translating into MTAVTINAQRLLADLHQLRSIGQCGKGVVRLAFTEEDMAARYWLKERFSEAGLSADIDGIGNVIGYSGNSGKALLMGSHSDTQPQGGWLDGAYGVIAALEVARTLRENPATAHLAVDVASWMDEEHTYHGFLGCQGFLGMLEDKVLEEKSYLTGKTLKEAINTSGLSGRPHRYQPDRYIGYLEAHIEQGPRLELAKKQIGVVSGIVGCRNFDVHFYGQMNHAGSTPMNMRRDAAMTLIHFGYQLDTLFKEATGEYTVWTIGRFEAFPGAASVVPEKAVMRVQFRDTSQSKLEQFEQILHQLSHSISEQFNVGIELERQPVTQPMKMDEGFVSKMADTAEKSMPGNWMMLPSAAVHDACMFAKVMPSAMLFVPSIGGISHSFSEDTDESNLVVGCQVLAETAVRLLAEQ; encoded by the coding sequence ATGACAGCAGTAACCATCAATGCACAAAGGCTTTTAGCTGATTTACATCAACTCCGCTCTATCGGGCAGTGTGGCAAAGGAGTGGTACGACTTGCCTTCACCGAGGAGGATATGGCGGCACGCTATTGGCTGAAAGAGCGTTTTAGCGAGGCGGGCCTGAGTGCTGACATTGATGGCATCGGTAATGTGATTGGTTATTCGGGGAATTCCGGCAAGGCGCTGCTGATGGGTTCCCATTCGGATACCCAGCCCCAGGGAGGATGGCTTGATGGGGCCTATGGTGTGATCGCCGCATTGGAAGTTGCCAGAACTCTCCGGGAGAATCCCGCAACAGCCCACCTTGCGGTGGATGTTGCCTCCTGGATGGATGAAGAACATACCTATCACGGGTTCCTTGGCTGTCAGGGGTTTTTAGGGATGCTTGAGGATAAGGTGCTGGAGGAAAAAAGTTACCTGACAGGCAAAACCTTAAAGGAAGCCATTAATACCTCAGGATTAAGCGGCAGGCCTCATCGCTATCAACCTGATCGATATATTGGTTATCTTGAAGCCCATATTGAGCAGGGTCCCAGGCTTGAGCTGGCAAAAAAACAGATTGGGGTTGTCAGCGGTATTGTGGGGTGCAGAAATTTTGATGTGCATTTTTACGGGCAGATGAACCATGCCGGATCAACGCCCATGAATATGCGACGGGATGCTGCCATGACCCTGATTCACTTCGGCTATCAGCTGGATACTCTGTTCAAAGAGGCCACTGGTGAATATACCGTTTGGACCATCGGCCGGTTTGAGGCTTTTCCGGGAGCCGCCAGTGTGGTTCCTGAAAAGGCTGTTATGCGGGTACAGTTTCGGGACACCTCACAGAGTAAGCTGGAACAGTTTGAACAGATTCTCCATCAATTAAGCCACTCTATCTCTGAGCAATTTAACGTAGGTATTGAGCTTGAGCGCCAGCCCGTTACCCAGCCGATGAAAATGGATGAAGGGTTCGTTTCGAAAATGGCCGATACGGCAGAAAAATCAATGCCGGGTAACTGGATGATGTTACCCAGTGCTGCCGTTCATGATGCCTGCATGTTTGCCAAAGTTATGCCTTCCGCCATGCTATTTGTGCCCAGTATTGGCGGGATCAGTCATAGTTTTTCTGAAGATACCGACGAATCGAACCTTGTAGTCGGGTGTCAGGTATTAGCTGAAACAGCGGTTCGGTTATTAGCTGAACAATAA
- the allB gene encoding allantoinase AllB, giving the protein MKTDFHAAMDVLITGGALVLESGTVQGNLAIRNGKIAAILAEGVELPAQRRIDARHLLVFPGVVDPHVHFKEPGPGRIREDFLSGTRQAAAGGVTTTVEMPLSQPLVTSRASFMHKYEVAKSQVVTDYALWGLLPADDLDRIEELIDCGCVAFKAFLSTDPDAPKLTGYKLLEAMKEVRRHNRFIGFHAENADIIDSTAAAMAAAGLSGGLAHLQSRPDIAEMEAISRIALFAEETGCDVHICHLSSGRARDIIRQARGRGVSMTVETLPSYLVLDDADLDRWGVFAKCNPPIRSRENQEVLWDMVLKGEINMLGSDHCPYTDDDRLKHKGDIWAVPPGLPGIELMLPLMLDAGLNQRGIKPEKLAHLMSSAPARRFGLGTRKGAVRVGMDADLVLADPNHCWVYEGARSVGKQKSSLTPWEGKALKGQVIETMVRGHTVFREGEVCADPGTGELIRPEFNCIPSEDAGNERGILR; this is encoded by the coding sequence ATGAAAACTGATTTTCATGCAGCAATGGATGTGCTGATTACCGGGGGAGCCCTGGTACTGGAATCCGGAACTGTGCAGGGCAATCTTGCGATCCGTAACGGTAAGATTGCCGCGATTCTGGCAGAGGGTGTTGAGTTACCTGCTCAGCGTCGTATTGATGCCAGACATTTACTGGTATTCCCCGGGGTTGTTGATCCCCATGTGCACTTCAAGGAACCGGGGCCGGGAAGGATCAGGGAGGATTTTCTCAGTGGCACCCGGCAAGCAGCAGCGGGTGGTGTAACCACCACAGTAGAGATGCCTCTGAGTCAGCCTCTGGTCACTAGTCGTGCATCTTTTATGCATAAATACGAGGTGGCAAAATCTCAGGTGGTCACGGATTACGCACTATGGGGATTGCTGCCTGCCGATGATCTTGACCGGATAGAGGAGCTGATTGATTGCGGGTGTGTTGCATTTAAAGCATTTTTATCCACCGATCCGGATGCGCCGAAACTTACAGGCTACAAGCTGCTGGAAGCCATGAAGGAGGTGCGCAGACACAATCGCTTTATCGGTTTTCATGCGGAAAATGCCGATATTATTGATTCCACTGCTGCGGCTATGGCAGCGGCCGGACTATCCGGGGGGCTGGCTCATCTTCAGTCACGACCGGACATCGCTGAAATGGAAGCCATTTCCCGCATCGCCCTGTTTGCTGAAGAGACGGGCTGTGATGTGCATATCTGCCACCTGTCCAGTGGCCGGGCCCGAGACATTATCCGCCAGGCCCGTGGACGGGGTGTCTCCATGACGGTAGAAACCCTGCCAAGTTATCTGGTTCTGGATGACGCTGACCTGGATCGCTGGGGTGTTTTTGCCAAGTGTAATCCGCCCATTCGCAGCCGGGAAAATCAGGAAGTGCTCTGGGATATGGTGTTAAAAGGTGAGATCAATATGCTCGGGTCTGACCATTGCCCTTACACTGACGACGACCGGCTGAAACACAAGGGGGATATCTGGGCAGTGCCTCCCGGCTTGCCGGGTATTGAGCTGATGTTGCCACTGATGCTGGATGCCGGATTAAATCAGAGGGGGATTAAACCGGAAAAACTGGCTCACCTAATGTCTTCCGCTCCGGCCCGCCGTTTTGGTCTTGGTACTCGAAAAGGGGCGGTCCGGGTAGGTATGGATGCTGACCTGGTGCTGGCAGATCCAAACCATTGCTGGGTGTATGAAGGCGCTCGGTCAGTGGGCAAGCAGAAAAGCAGTCTGACCCCCTGGGAAGGTAAGGCTTTGAAGGGACAGGTGATTGAAACAATGGTGCGGGGACATACGGTTTTCCGGGAGGGTGAAGTGTGTGCCGATCCGGGAACTGGCGAGCTGATTCGGCCGGAATTTAATTGCATTCCCAGCGAGGATGCCGGGAACGAGAGGGGCATTTTGCGCTAG
- a CDS encoding helix-turn-helix domain-containing protein: MKTVDPVTDVAVIKTLREAIRHGPYPYLRERAHAILLSIRGYSMSEIAAIFEVRYQTVSDWIDAWDDYGLRGLYKKHEGGKPPIYTDQEAQRIREIVSEEPRRLSYVQTKIAEETGKVASKQTLSRLLKKAGTCL; the protein is encoded by the coding sequence ATGAAAACTGTTGATCCAGTAACCGATGTCGCTGTCATAAAAACATTGAGAGAAGCTATTCGACATGGGCCATATCCGTACCTAAGGGAAAGGGCTCATGCTATTTTACTCAGCATACGTGGTTATTCTATGAGCGAGATTGCTGCAATATTTGAAGTTCGATATCAGACAGTCTCTGACTGGATTGATGCCTGGGATGATTATGGCCTTCGCGGCTTGTACAAAAAACATGAAGGTGGAAAACCACCTATCTATACTGACCAGGAAGCACAACGCATTAGAGAGATTGTCTCCGAGGAACCTCGCAGGCTGTCTTATGTTCAAACAAAGATTGCAGAGGAAACCGGTAAGGTTGCCTCAAAGCAAACCCTGTCGAGACTTTTAAAAAAAGCTGGGACTTGTTTATAA
- a CDS encoding IS630 family transposase — protein sequence MGLVYKRFRKACSHKRDEEQFRCCQSALKEAQYAEDKGLVNLFYFDESGFSQEPCVPYGWQEKGSQLKIPSVKSKRINVLGFMNRANDLFYYPVTGCVNSETVISVFDDFAARMEEPKYSSNERYTIVMVDNASIHTSKLFRERVIDWAIEKKLLVCFLPTYSPELNLIEILWRKVKYEWLNLLSIMDFKEFEQEVKRIFDLFGQKYLISFE from the coding sequence CTGGGACTTGTTTATAAGCGGTTTCGTAAAGCTTGCAGCCATAAGCGCGATGAGGAGCAATTCAGATGTTGCCAGTCTGCCTTGAAAGAGGCCCAATATGCTGAGGATAAAGGGCTTGTCAATCTGTTTTACTTTGATGAATCTGGTTTTAGTCAAGAGCCTTGTGTCCCCTATGGCTGGCAAGAAAAAGGCTCACAGCTAAAAATACCCTCTGTAAAAAGTAAGCGTATCAATGTGCTGGGATTTATGAATCGTGCCAATGACCTTTTCTACTACCCAGTAACAGGTTGTGTTAACAGCGAAACAGTTATCAGTGTCTTTGATGATTTTGCCGCCAGGATGGAAGAACCCAAGTACAGCTCTAATGAGCGCTATACCATCGTCATGGTGGATAATGCCAGCATTCATACCAGCAAACTTTTCAGAGAAAGAGTAATAGACTGGGCAATTGAGAAAAAGCTCTTAGTCTGTTTTTTACCAACCTATTCACCTGAGCTAAACCTGATAGAAATATTGTGGAGAAAAGTGAAGTATGAATGGCTGAACCTGCTGTCAATAATGGATTTCAAGGAATTCGAACAAGAGGTCAAACGTATATTTGATCTATTTGGTCAAAAATATCTGATTTCGTTTGAGTGA
- a CDS encoding condensation domain-containing protein — protein sequence MSTYGNKLASLSEIFGNQSEIDNVKHALENSKANGLDKQYWLDKATKISCIDNEVLTNNYDALEKDSIVEIKEEIIDLDPETSDLIISICHKNNATPFSLFSTLFTAFYSRIFQCSELSFEYPVSTRPRENRDLYGFYVDILPFYVHIENNDSLLSLLNKVARQRKEDSENKHGYDASLFRKYTSNKILSNGLPRLTIGQSGKFSITAG from the coding sequence GTGAGTACTTATGGTAACAAATTAGCTTCATTAAGCGAAATATTTGGCAATCAGTCAGAGATTGATAATGTTAAACATGCACTGGAAAATAGTAAAGCTAATGGGCTGGATAAACAATACTGGCTGGATAAAGCGACAAAAATAAGTTGTATTGATAATGAAGTGTTAACTAATAACTACGATGCTTTAGAGAAAGATAGCATTGTTGAAATCAAAGAAGAAATCATAGATCTGGATCCTGAAACATCTGATTTAATTATTAGTATCTGCCATAAAAACAACGCTACACCTTTCTCACTATTCTCAACGCTGTTTACGGCTTTTTATTCCCGCATTTTTCAATGTAGTGAACTCTCCTTTGAATATCCAGTAAGTACGCGTCCTAGAGAGAATAGAGACCTTTATGGTTTTTATGTTGATATTCTTCCATTTTATGTACATATCGAAAATAATGACTCTCTTTTATCCTTGCTCAACAAGGTGGCTAGACAAAGAAAAGAGGATAGTGAGAATAAACATGGGTATGATGCATCACTATTTCGCAAATATACGTCAAACAAGATACTATCCAATGGTTTGCCTAGACTTACTATAGGTCAAAGTGGTAAGTTCTCAATAACTGCTGGATAG
- the ilvC gene encoding ketol-acid reductoisomerase, whose protein sequence is MKNHKVYRDEDVSLAVLKNKTVAVIGYGSQGRAQSLNLRDSGINVIVGAGDPERYPDKAKALDDGFTVYAIEEAVEKADIVHILLQDPAQPSVYYQHIHHKMRLGQTLSFAHGFAVLYGTIQPPENIDVILFVPNGPGPVVRKKFEEGSGIYGAVAVEQDVSGKAMATALAIAKGVGSCRVGTITLDFQKETEGDNFEEQVLYGGTIELMRTVYQTMVDNGYPKYFAYAKAVRSIRSIIDDIDEVGIEEYLTCRASRTCEFAVRTAGPRVINHEQIQQVFEETEQGEFAKSWLNEFNLGMPTLHRKRRSQKTSDMENTGKEFRELFGIS, encoded by the coding sequence ATGAAAAATCATAAAGTCTATCGTGATGAAGATGTCAGCCTTGCTGTTCTTAAAAATAAGACAGTTGCCGTTATTGGCTATGGCAGCCAGGGGCGAGCTCAATCCCTTAACCTGAGAGACAGTGGCATTAACGTTATTGTGGGAGCGGGAGATCCTGAACGTTATCCGGATAAAGCCAAGGCCCTTGATGATGGTTTTACGGTTTACGCCATAGAGGAGGCAGTGGAAAAGGCAGATATTGTCCATATTCTATTGCAGGACCCGGCCCAGCCAAGTGTTTACTATCAACATATCCATCACAAGATGCGCCTTGGCCAGACCCTGAGTTTTGCCCATGGCTTTGCTGTGTTGTACGGAACTATCCAGCCACCGGAAAATATTGACGTCATCTTGTTTGTCCCTAATGGCCCTGGCCCCGTTGTCCGCAAAAAATTTGAGGAAGGTTCTGGCATTTATGGTGCAGTGGCTGTAGAGCAGGATGTTAGCGGAAAAGCCATGGCAACGGCCCTGGCAATAGCTAAAGGTGTGGGAAGCTGTAGGGTAGGGACCATTACCCTGGATTTCCAGAAGGAAACAGAAGGCGATAATTTTGAAGAGCAGGTGCTCTATGGAGGAACCATTGAACTGATGAGAACGGTTTATCAGACAATGGTTGATAACGGCTATCCAAAATACTTTGCTTACGCAAAAGCTGTGCGTTCTATCCGCTCCATTATTGATGATATTGATGAAGTGGGTATTGAAGAATACCTGACTTGTCGTGCCAGCAGAACCTGTGAATTTGCGGTGCGCACTGCTGGCCCAAGGGTTATAAACCACGAACAGATTCAACAGGTCTTTGAGGAAACTGAACAGGGTGAGTTCGCAAAATCCTGGCTCAATGAGTTTAATCTGGGAATGCCCACTCTCCATCGCAAAAGAAGAAGTCAGAAAACATCGGATATGGAAAACACCGGTAAGGAGTTCAGGGAGCTATTTGGTATTTCCTGA